CATCAAAAACAAAAGTCGCTGGTCCGGTGAGATAAACCCGGTTATCGGCGTTCCATTCCACCGTGAGGGGTCCTCCCGGCAAAGACAAGGTGACTTTGCGGTGAAAACGGCCCGTCAACACACCCGCCACACCCACCGCGCAGGCGCCCGTACCACAAGCCAGTGTCGCCCCACTTCCACGCTCCCAGACGCGAACCCGAGCGTTGTCGGGGTCCGTCACTTGCACAAATTCCACATTGGTCCGCCGTGGGAAAAAGGGATTCTGTTCCATCGCCGCCCCCCACTCCGCCAGAGGAACCCCGTCTACGTCCTCCACAAAAACCACCGCGTGGGGATTCCCCATCGAAACACACGTCATCTCCAAACTCACTTTTTCCTTTTTCGTCCCTCGCGCAGGAACGGTCACGAGAGAAAAGGGATGATCGATCACCCGACCCTTCGCTCGGGTCGGGATGAGCGCCGCGTCTAAAAGGGGTGCCCCCATATCCACCCGAACGTTCTGGCGCACCAAAACGGTTTGGCGGATACCGGCCAAGGTTTCCACATTCAGTTTCCGTTTCCGGGTGTGTCCTCTTTCAAACGCGTAGCGGGCCAAACATCGAATACCGTTTCCACACATCTCCACCTGGGATCCGTCCGCGTTAAAAATCAACATTTTAAAGTCAGCCTCTCGGGAGGGAGCCAACACCAACACCTGATCCGCTCCGACCCCGAACCGACGGTCGCAAAGACGGCGCGCCAAAGCCGCGGTCACCCGAACCGGGTGCCGGACAGCGTCCAGCAACACAAAATCGTTTCCTGTCCCTTCCATTTTTGTGAACGCAAGCTTTTTCATTTAAGCGCCTCTGGAATTTTTTCTCCCCGAACCAAATCTGCGGGAGTTTCCCGTTCGCGTACCAACCAATATTTTTTCCCAAGGACCAAGACTTCGGCCGCGCGAGGACGAGCGTTGTACTGGGAACTCATGGAGAAACCGTAGGCCCCCGCCGCCATCACAGCCCACACGTCGCCGGGATGGGGGCGCGGAACCAAACGCCCCTTGGCCAAATAATCCCCGGATTCGCAGATGGGCCCCACCACATCGGCCACATAGGATCCGGGCTTGGCTTGGCGCAAAGGCCAGAGAGCGTGATGCGCGTCGTAGAGCGCGGGCCGGGACAAGTCATTCATGGCCGCGTCCACTATTACAAAATTCTTATGGCCAGGCTCCTTGCGGTACAAAACTTTCGTAAGCAAGCACCCGGCTTCCGCCACAAGAAACCTTCCGGGCTCAAAAAAGAGCCGCATTCTTCGGCCTTTCAAAAGAGGAAGCAATTGTTCCGCCAATTGGGCGGGGCGGGGAGCTTTCTCATCTTTGTAAACGACGCCGAGCCCCCCCCCCACATCCAGGACGTGCAAAGAGATACCGGCCTTTTCCAACCGGTCCACGAGCTGAAGCAATTTGACGAGTGTCTCCCGATAGGGCCGGACGTCCAAGAGTTGGGACCCGATATGGGCCTGTAATCCGGTGACCCGAAGCCAAGGGTTTTTCGCCGCACGACGGTACAGCATTTCCGCTTGGGCCATCATGACCCCAAATTTGTTTTCGGCTTTCC
The sequence above is a segment of the Elusimicrobiota bacterium genome. Coding sequences within it:
- a CDS encoding diaminopimelate epimerase gives rise to the protein MKKLAFTKMEGTGNDFVLLDAVRHPVRVTAALARRLCDRRFGVGADQVLVLAPSREADFKMLIFNADGSQVEMCGNGIRCLARYAFERGHTRKRKLNVETLAGIRQTVLVRQNVRVDMGAPLLDAALIPTRAKGRVIDHPFSLVTVPARGTKKEKVSLEMTCVSMGNPHAVVFVEDVDGVPLAEWGAAMEQNPFFPRRTNVEFVQVTDPDNARVRVWERGSGATLACGTGACAVGVAGVLTGRFHRKVTLSLPGGPLTVEWNADNRVYLTGPATFVFDGMFEI
- the lysA gene encoding diaminopimelate decarboxylase encodes the protein MENDSRNGDRCTARWRNTVTERAYDTYHYKGKSLQVEGVKLADLARQFGTPLYVYSGTKILSQFNSFDQAFAPHPHTICYAMKANGNLAVLRLLARAGAGADIVSGGELYRAMKAGVPPSRIVFSGVGKTENEMLAALKAGILMFNVESSEEMEALARTARRFGKPAPLSLRVNPNVAVNTHRHITTGKAENKFGVMMAQAEMLYRRAAKNPWLRVTGLQAHIGSQLLDVRPYRETLVKLLQLVDRLEKAGISLHVLDVGGGLGVVYKDEKAPRPAQLAEQLLPLLKGRRMRLFFEPGRFLVAEAGCLLTKVLYRKEPGHKNFVIVDAAMNDLSRPALYDAHHALWPLRQAKPGSYVADVVGPICESGDYLAKGRLVPRPHPGDVWAVMAAGAYGFSMSSQYNARPRAAEVLVLGKKYWLVRERETPADLVRGEKIPEALK